The bacterium genome has a segment encoding these proteins:
- a CDS encoding MFS transporter, which yields MNNRRRNLAHTLRALKHYNYRLFFLGQGVSLIGTWMQQVAMAWLVYKLTGSATLLGLVGFVSQIPNLLIMPFAGVLVDRFDRRRIILATQTLSMLQAALLSVLVFTNTIQIWHIFGLGLFLGLVNAVDMPARQAFIVKMVSKKEDLGSAIALNSAMFNGARLIGPTIAGIIIAAAGERACFVVNAVSYLAVIASLFAMKISYERPERREKSVFKDLLEGTRYTVKSAPIRSLLILVSFLSLIAMPYITVMPVVAKVVLFGDSSTYGFLMGAVGVGALCGAMFLGSRKSFTVLWRFIPIAGTLFGAGLILVSFSRTFWLTMALASITGFGMMVTLASSNTLIQNIVHDDKRGRVMAFYSAAMMGTLPFGNLIMGKVVDAIGAPYTLLIGGCLAVLAAGLFSTRISNLKRISSEQITADAKEALSK from the coding sequence ATCAACAACCGAAGGCGGAATCTCGCTCATACGTTGAGGGCTCTCAAACATTACAATTACAGACTGTTTTTTTTAGGTCAGGGCGTCTCCTTAATCGGAACCTGGATGCAGCAGGTGGCGATGGCATGGCTTGTATACAAGCTTACGGGTTCGGCGACCCTTTTGGGCCTGGTCGGCTTTGTGAGCCAGATACCCAATCTTTTGATAATGCCTTTTGCAGGCGTCCTTGTTGATAGATTCGACCGCCGAAGAATCATTCTCGCGACGCAGACGCTTTCGATGCTTCAGGCCGCGCTGCTTTCGGTTCTCGTCTTTACCAACACCATCCAGATATGGCATATATTCGGCCTCGGTCTCTTCTTAGGGCTCGTAAACGCTGTAGACATGCCGGCAAGGCAGGCGTTCATCGTGAAGATGGTCTCAAAGAAGGAAGACCTTGGCTCGGCCATAGCCCTTAACTCAGCCATGTTCAACGGCGCTCGCCTTATCGGACCTACAATAGCGGGTATAATCATAGCGGCGGCAGGCGAGCGGGCGTGTTTTGTCGTTAACGCGGTTTCTTACCTTGCCGTTATCGCTTCTCTTTTTGCGATGAAGATTTCTTATGAGCGGCCAGAGCGCAGGGAAAAAAGCGTCTTCAAAGATCTTCTTGAAGGAACACGATACACCGTAAAGTCTGCCCCAATACGCTCGCTCTTAATTCTTGTTTCCTTTCTGAGCCTAATAGCCATGCCGTATATTACTGTGATGCCGGTTGTCGCAAAGGTCGTGCTATTCGGAGACTCGAGCACTTACGGTTTCCTTATGGGCGCTGTTGGAGTAGGCGCTCTGTGCGGTGCAATGTTTCTCGGTTCACGAAAGTCTTTCACGGTTCTTTGGAGATTCATACCGATTGCCGGAACTCTTTTCGGCGCAGGACTCATTCTGGTATCTTTCTCGAGAACATTCTGGCTGACGATGGCCCTTGCCTCTATAACCGGTTTCGGAATGATGGTCACTCTTGCATCATCCAACACGCTTATCCAGAACATCGTTCACGACGATAAGCGGGGCAGAGTTATGGCCTTCTACTCTGCAGCAATGATGGGCACCTTGCCTTTCGGAAATCTTATCATGGGAAAGGTTGTAGACGCGATAGGCGCTCCATACACGCTTTTGATAGGAGGATGTCTTGCCGTGCTTGCCGCAGGCCTGTTCTCGACCCGGATTTCCAATCTCAAGCGTATCTCTTCGGAACAGATTACAGCTGATGCAAAAGAAGCCCTGTCAAAGTGA
- the accB gene encoding acetyl-CoA carboxylase biotin carboxyl carrier protein, producing MKLSDIERLMKLLGESDLAEVEIQYGWRKKIRLSKFAGQVRVEQIPVSPALTSRETQTTHPVDTKMTEKQESVEAPKRAANLIAITSPMVGTFYRAPAPDAPPYTEVGEMVKPGTVVCIVEAMKLMNEIQSDVSGKVVEILVANETPVEYGQELFLIEPM from the coding sequence TTGAAGCTTTCGGATATAGAGAGATTGATGAAACTGCTTGGCGAGTCGGATCTCGCCGAGGTTGAGATTCAATACGGCTGGCGGAAAAAAATTCGCCTGAGCAAATTCGCTGGCCAGGTAAGAGTTGAGCAAATACCAGTTTCGCCCGCTTTAACTTCTCGCGAGACACAAACGACGCATCCGGTTGATACAAAGATGACAGAAAAGCAAGAGTCTGTTGAGGCGCCGAAAAGAGCGGCCAATCTGATTGCCATAACCTCGCCGATGGTCGGCACATTCTACCGCGCGCCAGCTCCTGACGCTCCTCCCTATACCGAGGTCGGAGAAATGGTCAAGCCCGGAACCGTTGTCTGCATAGTGGAAGCCATGAAGCTCATGAACGAGATACAGTCGGATGTATCGGGCAAGGTTGTCGAGATACTTGTGGCGAACGAAACGCCAGTAGAGTACGGTCAGGAACTCTTCCTTATAGAACCGATGTAA
- a CDS encoding GNAT family N-acetyltransferase produces the protein MKESILKAERISLRGVTLDDTSDVFRWKSEPYFKSMALDEDSNITLEDEKESIRKSIESQSELYFMIALNNSERPIGYIRINWMDSSKRFAWLRFGLGEERGRGYAYEALSLLVSKLFSRSCHRIEAEVYDFNARSLALLERLGFKREGVKREAHHDSGGYHDVVVMGLLNG, from the coding sequence ATGAAAGAATCAATACTCAAGGCAGAACGGATATCCCTGAGAGGGGTTACTTTAGATGACACCTCGGATGTATTCCGATGGAAATCGGAGCCTTATTTCAAAAGCATGGCGCTGGATGAAGATAGCAATATCACCCTCGAAGATGAAAAGGAAAGCATAAGAAAGTCGATAGAGTCGCAATCGGAGTTGTATTTCATGATAGCGCTTAATAATTCAGAAAGACCGATAGGATACATTAGGATAAACTGGATGGACTCCAGCAAGCGATTTGCATGGCTACGGTTCGGGCTTGGCGAGGAGCGCGGCAGGGGTTACGCCTATGAGGCGCTCTCTCTTCTTGTTAGCAAACTTTTTTCCCGCAGCTGCCACAGGATAGAGGCCGAGGTTTACGATTTCAATGCGAGGAGCCTGGCGCTCTTGGAAAGACTCGGGTTCAAGAGAGAAGGTGTAAAAAGAGAAGCCCACCACGATTCAGGCGGCTACCATGACGTTGTTGTTATGGGACTTTTGAACGGTTAG
- a CDS encoding alpha/beta hydrolase yields the protein MNLIKVALAGFALIFAVSCAYTPAIKGPGGELLERSITSLDRVRLGGVDQWILIRGEDITKPLLLFLHGGPGSAEMPLITRFNPALEKHFVVIMWDQRGAGKSYSSKIPKESMNIEQFISDCRELTSLLKERFGREKIYLLGHSWGSVLGMYAISRYPEDYYAYVGIGQFVRGDSNEHASWRFCHDEAIRRGDKKAVKELESVGPPEAGIYKTDIVNGKPAFKGIQTERKWLTKYGAWWFGKTDYSMIVKVLLTTKEYTFGESLNYLRGSVFSMKNMWQELLEVKLDSEITSVKVPVYFCVGRHDYNTPGSVSYPYFEKLEAPQKEYVWFERSAHSPCFEEPEAFTNFMIAKVLPETYPK from the coding sequence TTGAACCTTATTAAAGTCGCACTTGCAGGATTCGCATTAATCTTCGCGGTTTCTTGCGCGTATACGCCTGCAATAAAGGGTCCGGGAGGCGAGCTTCTTGAAAGAAGTATAACATCTCTGGATAGAGTAAGACTCGGCGGGGTGGACCAGTGGATACTCATCCGGGGAGAGGATATCACAAAACCTCTTCTCCTATTCCTTCACGGCGGGCCGGGTTCTGCCGAGATGCCTTTGATAACACGCTTCAATCCTGCGCTCGAAAAACACTTCGTGGTAATAATGTGGGATCAGCGCGGCGCGGGCAAATCCTACTCATCCAAAATCCCGAAAGAGAGCATGAACATCGAGCAGTTCATCTCCGATTGCCGCGAACTCACCTCGCTCCTCAAGGAAAGGTTCGGCCGGGAGAAGATATACCTCCTTGGTCACTCATGGGGATCCGTTCTCGGCATGTATGCAATCTCGCGCTATCCTGAGGATTATTATGCCTACGTCGGTATAGGCCAGTTCGTCCGGGGCGACTCGAACGAACATGCATCCTGGAGATTCTGTCATGACGAGGCGATTCGCAGGGGGGACAAGAAAGCTGTGAAGGAACTCGAATCCGTCGGCCCGCCGGAAGCAGGAATATACAAGACCGATATCGTAAACGGCAAGCCCGCATTCAAGGGAATCCAGACAGAGCGCAAGTGGTTAACGAAGTACGGAGCCTGGTGGTTCGGAAAAACCGATTATTCCATGATCGTCAAGGTTCTCCTTACAACCAAGGAGTACACCTTCGGCGAATCCTTAAACTACCTCAGGGGAAGCGTCTTTTCGATGAAGAACATGTGGCAGGAACTCCTCGAGGTAAAACTCGATTCCGAGATCACGAGCGTCAAAGTTCCCGTCTACTTCTGCGTGGGACGCCACGACTACAACACTCCCGGTTCCGTCTCTTACCCTTATTTCGAGAAGCTCGAGGCGCCGCAAAAGGAATACGTCTGGTTCGAGCGCTCCGCACACTCGCCCTGCTTCGAGGAGCCGGAGGCGTTCACGAATTTCATGATTGCAAAGGTTCTTCCAGAGACGTATCCAAAGTAG
- a CDS encoding aminopeptidase P family protein: protein MEQRLRKLKLKMKKEGLDSLLVTNLTNVRYLTGYSGSNGYVFIAENVHFFTDFRYQEQVKREVTKRARIHIITKGFFDALGSVPGLGKLRMIGFEADKVTVSFLEELKKSLKKQGNFKWVPTKNLVEDMRKVKDQEEVEHIAKAAAITDKTLKEVFRLVKPGVTEQDLSAEIAFRFMRYTASPPAFDSIVASGPNSAMPHAHPTNRRLRKGDFLTFDIGARWNGYSADLTRTVVIGRAGEKHKEIYKIVLDAQRKALEGIHAGIEARKADALARDVIKAAGYGEYFGHSLGHGVGLQTHDGIALSSLAKDKVPEGAVVTVEPGIYIPDWGGVRIEDLVLVLRNGVKLLSHSPRGKLLEL from the coding sequence ATGGAACAAAGACTTCGTAAGCTTAAGCTTAAAATGAAGAAGGAAGGCCTTGACTCTCTTCTCGTGACGAATTTGACCAATGTCAGATATCTTACAGGTTATTCCGGCTCTAATGGATACGTTTTCATCGCAGAAAACGTTCATTTTTTTACCGATTTCAGATACCAGGAACAAGTAAAGCGTGAGGTTACTAAAAGAGCCCGCATCCACATCATCACAAAGGGTTTTTTTGATGCATTAGGCTCGGTACCCGGACTAGGAAAGCTAAGGATGATTGGATTTGAAGCCGATAAGGTAACCGTTTCTTTTCTTGAGGAGCTTAAAAAGAGCCTGAAGAAGCAGGGAAACTTCAAATGGGTCCCTACGAAGAATCTAGTCGAGGATATGCGCAAGGTCAAAGACCAGGAGGAGGTCGAGCACATTGCAAAAGCCGCTGCAATAACGGATAAAACCCTCAAGGAGGTATTCCGGCTCGTGAAGCCTGGCGTCACTGAACAGGATCTTTCCGCAGAGATAGCTTTCAGATTCATGCGGTATACAGCCTCTCCTCCGGCATTCGACTCGATAGTTGCATCAGGGCCCAACAGCGCCATGCCTCATGCGCATCCAACAAACCGCAGGCTCCGCAAGGGAGATTTTCTGACATTCGATATAGGCGCGCGCTGGAATGGATATTCCGCGGATCTTACGAGAACGGTGGTCATAGGAAGGGCGGGTGAAAAGCACAAGGAGATTTACAAAATCGTTCTCGACGCTCAAAGAAAGGCTCTTGAAGGCATCCATGCGGGAATCGAGGCAAGAAAGGCGGACGCCCTCGCAAGAGACGTTATTAAGGCTGCAGGCTACGGCGAGTATTTCGGGCACAGCCTTGGGCATGGAGTAGGGCTTCAGACCCATGACGGCATAGCTCTTTCCTCGCTCGCGAAAGACAAGGTTCCGGAAGGCGCGGTTGTTACCGTGGAACCGGGCATATACATCCCCGACTGGGGCGGCGTAAGGATTGAGGATCTTGTACTTGTTTTGAGAAACGGCGTTAAGCTTCTCTCGCATTCCCCTCGCGGGAAGCTGCTGGAGCTATAG